In the Quercus lobata isolate SW786 chromosome 5, ValleyOak3.0 Primary Assembly, whole genome shotgun sequence genome, one interval contains:
- the LOC115989131 gene encoding putative receptor-like protein kinase At4g00960 isoform X3: MAMVSSRILFFLSAILMLIVHAMGQLAYSQSYNCSNSYGNYTSNSIYETNLNQLLSSLYSNTTIDFGFYKSSYGQNSDQVYGIGLCRGDVTPDDCRECLKNSSSLLTQLCPNQKEAIVRCVHCMLRYSNSSIFGIMETNPGYHILNLENVSANYVAQFNDDLNILLNNLTNEAAAGGSLRKYAAGSAIATDFMRLYALVQCTPDLSEQDCNNCLLAAIAYVPQCCAGKVGGSVLLPSCNIRFQVYSFFNSTAAPPSTNATTSPPSTNTTTSKVNGSNTSQTVIIIVVASVAFVVLTISICICVYLRVRRPREKEEIDDEFRSVESLQFDFSTIRVATNDFSEANKLGQGGFGVVYKGMLYNGEEIAAKRLSTNSGQGDLEFTNEVLLVAKLQHRNLVRLLGFCMERNERLLIYEFVPNTSLDHFLFDPINHVHLNWENRYKIIGGIARGLLYLHEDSRLRIIHRDLKASNILLDEEMNPKISDFGMAKLFLLDQTQANTSRIVGTYGYMAPEYAMHGQFSVKSDVFSFGVLVLEIVSGQRNNCFRNGENVEDLLSYAWKNWREGTASHIIDPTLRHNPITEIMRCIHIGLLCIQESVTDRPTMAMIVLMLNSYSITPPVPSQPAFFMHKNIESDISKSDHSKGSYVQLSANEDTITELDPR, encoded by the exons ATGGCAATGGTTTCCTCAAGAATATTGTTCTTCCTCTCTGCCATTTTGATGCTCATTGTTCATGCCATGGGGCAGCTGGCATACTCCCAATCTTATAATTGTAGTAACAGTTATGGTAACTACACAAGTAACAGTATCTACGAGACAAACCTCAACCAACTCCTCTCCTCCCTCTACTCCAACACCACAATTGATTTTGGGTTCTACAAATCCTCTTATGGCCAAAACTCTGACCAAGTATATGGGATTGGACTTTGTAGAGGAGATGTTACGCCAGATGACTGTCGTGAGTGCCTCAAGAACTCTTCCAGTCTTCTCACACAGCTCTGTCCCAATCAAAAGGAGGCAATAGTGCGGTGCGTCCATTGTATGTTACGTTACTCAAACAGCTCCATTTTTGGAATCATGGAAACTAATCCAGGTTACCATATTTTGAACTTGGAAAACGTATCTGCCAATTACGTGGCTCAGTTCAATGATGATCTCAATATCTTGTTGAATAACCTAACAAATGAAGCTGCAGCAGGTGGTTCTCTTCGCAAGTATGCTGCAGGAAGTGCAATCGCAACAGACTTTATGAGATTATATGCACTTGTGCAGTGCACGCCTGATTTGTCTGAGCAAGACTGCAATAATTGCTTACTTGCCGCTATTGCATATGTTCCACAATGTTGTGCTGGGAAGGTAGGTGGGAGTGTACTTCTACCCAGCTGTAATATCAGGTTTCAGGTCTACTCTTTCTTTAACTCTACTGCAGCTCCACCATCAACCAATGCCACTACTTCTCCACCATCAACCAATACCACTACTTCAAAAG TGAATGGGAGCAACACCTCCCAAACTGTCATCATTATAGTTGTGGCATCTGTTGCCTTTGTCGTACTAACCATCTCCATCTGCATCTGCGTCTATTTAAGAGTGAGGAGGCCAagggagaaagaagaaa TTGATGATGAATTTCGAAGCGTGGAATCCTTGCAATTCGACTTTAGCACTATCAGAGTTGCAACAAATGACTTTTCTGAAGCAAATAAGCTTGGACAGGGTGGATTTGGTGTTGTTTACAAG GGTATGCTCTATAATGGAGAAGAAATTGCGGCTAAAAGGCTGTCAACAAATTCTGGACAAGGAGATCTAGAATTTACGAATGAGGTTCTATTGGTTGCCAAACTTCAACACCGAAATTTAGTTAGACTCTTAGGGTTTTGCatggaaagaaatgaaagaCTTTTGATATATGAGTTTGTGCCAAATACAAGCCTTGATCACTTCCTTTTTG ATCCTATCAATCATGTACATTTGAATTGGGAAAATCGTTACAAAATCATAGGAGGTATTGCTCGagggcttctctaccttcaTGAAGATTCGCGACTTCGAATTATTCATCGTGATCTTAAAGCTAGCAACATACTTTTAGATGAAGAAATGAATCCCAAGATTTCAGATTTTGGCATGGCAAAATTGTTTTTATTGGATCAAACTCAAGCGAATACAAGTAGAATTGTAGGGACCTA TGGATATATGGCTCCGGAATATGCAATGCATGGACAATTTTCAGTGAAGTCTGATGTATTTAGTTTTGGTGTGTTAGTATTGGAAATAGTGAGTGGACAGAGGAACAATTGTTTTCGAAATGGAGAGAATGTGGAAGACCTTCTAAGCTAT GCATGGAAAAATTGGAGGGAGGGAACTGCTTCACATATTATAGACCCCACATTGAGACATAACCCAATAACTGAAATAATGAGATGCATCCACATTGGTTTACTATGTATTCAAGAAAGTGTAACTGATAGGCCAACCATGGCTATGATTGTTCTTATGCTTAATAGCTACTCTATCACTCCTCCGGTACCATCACAACCTGCATTCTTTATGCACAAAAACATTGAATCAGACATCTCAAAGTCGGATCATTCAAAAGGCAGCTATGTCCAACTCTCAGCAAATGAGGATACAATTACTGAGCTAGATCCTCGTTAG
- the LOC115989131 gene encoding putative receptor-like protein kinase At4g00960 isoform X2, with product MAMVSSRILFFLSAILMLIVHAMGQLAYSQSYNCSNSYGNYTSNSIYETNLNQLLSSLYSNTTIDFGFYKSSYGQNSDQVYGIGLCRGDVTPDDCRECLKNSSSLLTQLCPNQKEAIVRCVHCMLRYSNSSIFGIMETNPGYHILNLENVSANYVAQFNDDLNILLNNLTNEAAAGGSLRKYAAGSAIATDFMRLYALVQCTPDLSEQDCNNCLLAAIAYVPQCCAGKVGGSVLLPSCNIRFQVYSFFNSTAAPPSTNATTSPPSTNTTTSKVNGSNTSQTVIIIVVASVAFVVLTISICICVYLRVRRPREKEEKVDDEFRSVESLQFDFSTIRVATNDFSEANKLGQGGFGVVYKGMLYNGEEIAAKRLSTNSGQGDLEFTNEVLLVAKLQHRNLVRLLGFCMERNERLLIYEFVPNTSLDHFLFDPINHVHLNWENRYKIIGGIARGLLYLHEDSRLRIIHRDLKASNILLDEEMNPKISDFGMAKLFLLDQTQANTSRIVGTYGYMAPEYAMHGQFSVKSDVFSFGVLVLEIVSGQRNNCFRNGENVEDLLSYAWKNWREGTASHIIDPTLRHNPITEIMRCIHIGLLCIQESVTDRPTMAMIVLMLNSYSITPPVPSQPAFFMHKNIESDISKSDHSKGSYVQLSANEDTITELDPR from the exons ATGGCAATGGTTTCCTCAAGAATATTGTTCTTCCTCTCTGCCATTTTGATGCTCATTGTTCATGCCATGGGGCAGCTGGCATACTCCCAATCTTATAATTGTAGTAACAGTTATGGTAACTACACAAGTAACAGTATCTACGAGACAAACCTCAACCAACTCCTCTCCTCCCTCTACTCCAACACCACAATTGATTTTGGGTTCTACAAATCCTCTTATGGCCAAAACTCTGACCAAGTATATGGGATTGGACTTTGTAGAGGAGATGTTACGCCAGATGACTGTCGTGAGTGCCTCAAGAACTCTTCCAGTCTTCTCACACAGCTCTGTCCCAATCAAAAGGAGGCAATAGTGCGGTGCGTCCATTGTATGTTACGTTACTCAAACAGCTCCATTTTTGGAATCATGGAAACTAATCCAGGTTACCATATTTTGAACTTGGAAAACGTATCTGCCAATTACGTGGCTCAGTTCAATGATGATCTCAATATCTTGTTGAATAACCTAACAAATGAAGCTGCAGCAGGTGGTTCTCTTCGCAAGTATGCTGCAGGAAGTGCAATCGCAACAGACTTTATGAGATTATATGCACTTGTGCAGTGCACGCCTGATTTGTCTGAGCAAGACTGCAATAATTGCTTACTTGCCGCTATTGCATATGTTCCACAATGTTGTGCTGGGAAGGTAGGTGGGAGTGTACTTCTACCCAGCTGTAATATCAGGTTTCAGGTCTACTCTTTCTTTAACTCTACTGCAGCTCCACCATCAACCAATGCCACTACTTCTCCACCATCAACCAATACCACTACTTCAAAAG TGAATGGGAGCAACACCTCCCAAACTGTCATCATTATAGTTGTGGCATCTGTTGCCTTTGTCGTACTAACCATCTCCATCTGCATCTGCGTCTATTTAAGAGTGAGGAGGCCAagggagaaagaagaaa AAGTTGATGATGAATTTCGAAGCGTGGAATCCTTGCAATTCGACTTTAGCACTATCAGAGTTGCAACAAATGACTTTTCTGAAGCAAATAAGCTTGGACAGGGTGGATTTGGTGTTGTTTACAAG GGTATGCTCTATAATGGAGAAGAAATTGCGGCTAAAAGGCTGTCAACAAATTCTGGACAAGGAGATCTAGAATTTACGAATGAGGTTCTATTGGTTGCCAAACTTCAACACCGAAATTTAGTTAGACTCTTAGGGTTTTGCatggaaagaaatgaaagaCTTTTGATATATGAGTTTGTGCCAAATACAAGCCTTGATCACTTCCTTTTTG ATCCTATCAATCATGTACATTTGAATTGGGAAAATCGTTACAAAATCATAGGAGGTATTGCTCGagggcttctctaccttcaTGAAGATTCGCGACTTCGAATTATTCATCGTGATCTTAAAGCTAGCAACATACTTTTAGATGAAGAAATGAATCCCAAGATTTCAGATTTTGGCATGGCAAAATTGTTTTTATTGGATCAAACTCAAGCGAATACAAGTAGAATTGTAGGGACCTA TGGATATATGGCTCCGGAATATGCAATGCATGGACAATTTTCAGTGAAGTCTGATGTATTTAGTTTTGGTGTGTTAGTATTGGAAATAGTGAGTGGACAGAGGAACAATTGTTTTCGAAATGGAGAGAATGTGGAAGACCTTCTAAGCTAT GCATGGAAAAATTGGAGGGAGGGAACTGCTTCACATATTATAGACCCCACATTGAGACATAACCCAATAACTGAAATAATGAGATGCATCCACATTGGTTTACTATGTATTCAAGAAAGTGTAACTGATAGGCCAACCATGGCTATGATTGTTCTTATGCTTAATAGCTACTCTATCACTCCTCCGGTACCATCACAACCTGCATTCTTTATGCACAAAAACATTGAATCAGACATCTCAAAGTCGGATCATTCAAAAGGCAGCTATGTCCAACTCTCAGCAAATGAGGATACAATTACTGAGCTAGATCCTCGTTAG
- the LOC115989131 gene encoding putative receptor-like protein kinase At4g00960 isoform X1, with the protein MAMVSSRILFFLSAILMLIVHAMGQLAYSQSYNCSNSYGNYTSNSIYETNLNQLLSSLYSNTTIDFGFYKSSYGQNSDQVYGIGLCRGDVTPDDCRECLKNSSSLLTQLCPNQKEAIVRCVHCMLRYSNSSIFGIMETNPGYHILNLENVSANYVAQFNDDLNILLNNLTNEAAAGGSLRKYAAGSAIATDFMRLYALVQCTPDLSEQDCNNCLLAAIAYVPQCCAGKVGGSVLLPSCNIRFQVYSFFNSTAAPPSTNATTSPPSTNTTTSKVNGSNTSQTVIIIVVASVAFVVLTISICICVYLRVRRPREKEETITCSLCKEVDDEFRSVESLQFDFSTIRVATNDFSEANKLGQGGFGVVYKGMLYNGEEIAAKRLSTNSGQGDLEFTNEVLLVAKLQHRNLVRLLGFCMERNERLLIYEFVPNTSLDHFLFDPINHVHLNWENRYKIIGGIARGLLYLHEDSRLRIIHRDLKASNILLDEEMNPKISDFGMAKLFLLDQTQANTSRIVGTYGYMAPEYAMHGQFSVKSDVFSFGVLVLEIVSGQRNNCFRNGENVEDLLSYAWKNWREGTASHIIDPTLRHNPITEIMRCIHIGLLCIQESVTDRPTMAMIVLMLNSYSITPPVPSQPAFFMHKNIESDISKSDHSKGSYVQLSANEDTITELDPR; encoded by the exons ATGGCAATGGTTTCCTCAAGAATATTGTTCTTCCTCTCTGCCATTTTGATGCTCATTGTTCATGCCATGGGGCAGCTGGCATACTCCCAATCTTATAATTGTAGTAACAGTTATGGTAACTACACAAGTAACAGTATCTACGAGACAAACCTCAACCAACTCCTCTCCTCCCTCTACTCCAACACCACAATTGATTTTGGGTTCTACAAATCCTCTTATGGCCAAAACTCTGACCAAGTATATGGGATTGGACTTTGTAGAGGAGATGTTACGCCAGATGACTGTCGTGAGTGCCTCAAGAACTCTTCCAGTCTTCTCACACAGCTCTGTCCCAATCAAAAGGAGGCAATAGTGCGGTGCGTCCATTGTATGTTACGTTACTCAAACAGCTCCATTTTTGGAATCATGGAAACTAATCCAGGTTACCATATTTTGAACTTGGAAAACGTATCTGCCAATTACGTGGCTCAGTTCAATGATGATCTCAATATCTTGTTGAATAACCTAACAAATGAAGCTGCAGCAGGTGGTTCTCTTCGCAAGTATGCTGCAGGAAGTGCAATCGCAACAGACTTTATGAGATTATATGCACTTGTGCAGTGCACGCCTGATTTGTCTGAGCAAGACTGCAATAATTGCTTACTTGCCGCTATTGCATATGTTCCACAATGTTGTGCTGGGAAGGTAGGTGGGAGTGTACTTCTACCCAGCTGTAATATCAGGTTTCAGGTCTACTCTTTCTTTAACTCTACTGCAGCTCCACCATCAACCAATGCCACTACTTCTCCACCATCAACCAATACCACTACTTCAAAAG TGAATGGGAGCAACACCTCCCAAACTGTCATCATTATAGTTGTGGCATCTGTTGCCTTTGTCGTACTAACCATCTCCATCTGCATCTGCGTCTATTTAAGAGTGAGGAGGCCAagggagaaagaagaaa CAATAACTTGTTCCTTGTGTAAAGAAGTTGATGATGAATTTCGAAGCGTGGAATCCTTGCAATTCGACTTTAGCACTATCAGAGTTGCAACAAATGACTTTTCTGAAGCAAATAAGCTTGGACAGGGTGGATTTGGTGTTGTTTACAAG GGTATGCTCTATAATGGAGAAGAAATTGCGGCTAAAAGGCTGTCAACAAATTCTGGACAAGGAGATCTAGAATTTACGAATGAGGTTCTATTGGTTGCCAAACTTCAACACCGAAATTTAGTTAGACTCTTAGGGTTTTGCatggaaagaaatgaaagaCTTTTGATATATGAGTTTGTGCCAAATACAAGCCTTGATCACTTCCTTTTTG ATCCTATCAATCATGTACATTTGAATTGGGAAAATCGTTACAAAATCATAGGAGGTATTGCTCGagggcttctctaccttcaTGAAGATTCGCGACTTCGAATTATTCATCGTGATCTTAAAGCTAGCAACATACTTTTAGATGAAGAAATGAATCCCAAGATTTCAGATTTTGGCATGGCAAAATTGTTTTTATTGGATCAAACTCAAGCGAATACAAGTAGAATTGTAGGGACCTA TGGATATATGGCTCCGGAATATGCAATGCATGGACAATTTTCAGTGAAGTCTGATGTATTTAGTTTTGGTGTGTTAGTATTGGAAATAGTGAGTGGACAGAGGAACAATTGTTTTCGAAATGGAGAGAATGTGGAAGACCTTCTAAGCTAT GCATGGAAAAATTGGAGGGAGGGAACTGCTTCACATATTATAGACCCCACATTGAGACATAACCCAATAACTGAAATAATGAGATGCATCCACATTGGTTTACTATGTATTCAAGAAAGTGTAACTGATAGGCCAACCATGGCTATGATTGTTCTTATGCTTAATAGCTACTCTATCACTCCTCCGGTACCATCACAACCTGCATTCTTTATGCACAAAAACATTGAATCAGACATCTCAAAGTCGGATCATTCAAAAGGCAGCTATGTCCAACTCTCAGCAAATGAGGATACAATTACTGAGCTAGATCCTCGTTAG